The candidate division WOR-3 bacterium sequence CAGTAAAATAAGTTTCCGATTCACAAATCTCTGCTTTATGATTATCAATTTTTAGGCAGAGTCTTTTGACTAATCTTTCTTGAACTAAGGGGTCAGCAACTTTTCGAATTCCAAACTCATTATGAGTTGAACCAGTAACTAATAATTTAGCACCTTGACCAAATGAAGGCATTGGTGGCACCCCATCTTCTTTTTCACTGCCAAAAGGAGGAGAGGTCTGCGATTTGTCTCTATCAAAAATTTCAATTTCTGGCTTAATAACAAAACTTTCTTTTAAGTGTCCGACGACTTCATCCGACAACAAAATCACCGGCACACGAAACTTTTCTGCTAAATTAAATGCTCTTATAGTTAAATCATACATTTCTTGAACTGACCAAGGAGAAAGTGCGATAATGCGGTAATCACTATGAGCACCCCATCGAGCTTGCATAATATCACCTTGACCCGGTCGGGTTGCTTGACCCGTTGCTGGTCCAGCGCGTTGCACATTAACAATCACACAAGGCGTTTCAGTCATTAACGCATAACCAATACCTTCGAGCATCAAACTGAATCCCGGTCCAGAAGTTGCGGTCATTGCTTTAGCACCAGCCCAAGAGGCACCAATCATTGAACAGATAGAGCCAATCTCATCTTCCATTTGGATAAAAGCACCTTTCAATTCGAGAAGCCGAACTGAAAGATGTTCCATAATTTCCGACG is a genomic window containing:
- a CDS encoding 2-oxoacid:acceptor oxidoreductase subunit alpha, translating into MQGNIACAEGALAAGCRYYAGYPITPSSEIMEHLSVRLLELKGAFIQMEDEIGSICSMIGASWAGAKAMTATSGPGFSLMLEGIGYALMTETPCVIVNVQRAGPATGQATRPGQGDIMQARWGAHSDYRIIALSPWSVQEMYDLTIRAFNLAEKFRVPVILLSDEVVGHLKESFVIKPEIEIFDRDKSQTSPPFGSEKEDGVPPMPSFGQGAKLLVTGSTHNEFGIRKVADPLVQERLVKRLCLKIDNHKAEICESETYFTDDAEYLFVAFGISARSAYAVVKQLRRENYKVGLLRYKTIWPFDERILKQVAENSKIIFVPEMNRGQLVLEIERALCNKKVVSIPKTQGEALYPSEIYSEFKKHLK